The Halalkalibacter krulwichiae genome has a segment encoding these proteins:
- a CDS encoding MSMEG_1061 family FMN-dependent PPOX-type flavoprotein, protein MERINFSRYALTSKDELRGIIQAPHELVVKKTISVIDEHCERFISESPLFFLSTASAEGKCDVSPRGDYPSSIKILNKHQLIIPDRPGNRRLDSIHNIIENPNVGLVFVIPGLEEVLRMNGRATVIKDPNILETMSLNGKAPLLGIAVDVEECFIHCPRALKESKVWQPGTWIEKDDFPTITEIFQDHLKINGIAIKS, encoded by the coding sequence ATGGAGCGAATCAATTTTTCTCGCTATGCCCTTACGTCAAAGGATGAATTACGAGGTATCATCCAAGCCCCTCACGAGTTAGTCGTCAAAAAGACGATCTCCGTCATCGATGAGCATTGTGAACGTTTCATCTCGGAGTCGCCTCTTTTTTTCCTTTCGACTGCAAGCGCCGAAGGCAAATGCGATGTGTCACCACGAGGAGACTACCCTAGCTCCATCAAGATTTTAAATAAACACCAATTAATCATTCCCGATCGACCTGGTAATAGACGCCTGGATTCGATTCACAATATAATCGAAAATCCGAACGTCGGTCTCGTTTTTGTGATCCCTGGATTAGAAGAAGTCCTTCGCATGAACGGACGAGCAACAGTTATAAAAGATCCAAACATTCTAGAGACAATGAGTTTAAATGGCAAGGCACCATTGCTTGGAATTGCCGTCGACGTCGAAGAATGCTTTATTCATTGCCCACGCGCGTTAAAAGAATCAAAAGTGTGGCAACCAGGCACTTGGATTGAAAAAGACGATTTCCCAACGATCACGGAAATCTTTCAAGATCATTTGAAGATCAACGGTATCGCGATTAAGAGTTAA
- a CDS encoding PspC domain-containing protein has product MSRQRLRRSSKDRALTGVCGGIAEYLGISSFVVRILFLFVPANLLVYIILTLMIPDGPTSL; this is encoded by the coding sequence ATGAGTCGGCAAAGATTAAGACGTTCATCAAAAGACCGAGCGTTAACAGGAGTGTGTGGGGGAATTGCCGAGTATCTCGGAATCTCGTCTTTCGTTGTTAGGATTTTATTTCTGTTTGTTCCTGCCAATTTGCTCGTTTATATTATTTTAACGTTGATGATTCCGGACGGACCGACATCTTTATAA
- a CDS encoding ArsR/SmtB family transcription factor, translating to MDVFTMTGRKRETYDVQMVYSSLWECALGIAAVTNSRLIDTLEKPYSYWKEVKESLSEELVNQLEYVETNNTWKALLQLLHYTKNENIEAFTTHVQSLDNVRLKFLCLPFVGDRFQDVREKAAYGDERAITALKEITKENPFFPQYIEFISKSEPTELKTHLIKVMTGWYRSVVAPELEATEQILRTDYESKKEMKAKVSAEELVQWATGGIQYLPEPSVHRVLLIPQFVYRPWTIEADIEGTKVFYYPVANESIAPHDNYMPSQSLVLKHKALGDEVRLRMVKLLSECERSLQELTDQLDLGKSTIHHHLKLLRAAKIVETNQGKYSLNRNGLELLSAELEQYVNR from the coding sequence GTGGATGTTTTTACGATGACGGGACGAAAAAGAGAAACCTATGATGTTCAAATGGTATATTCGTCGTTATGGGAATGTGCGCTTGGGATTGCGGCTGTTACGAATTCACGATTAATTGATACATTAGAAAAGCCATATTCATATTGGAAAGAGGTGAAAGAATCTCTATCAGAAGAGCTAGTAAATCAGCTTGAGTATGTCGAGACGAACAATACGTGGAAGGCATTGCTACAATTGCTTCACTATACAAAGAACGAGAACATCGAGGCGTTTACTACTCATGTGCAGTCGTTAGACAATGTTCGATTAAAATTTCTATGTCTCCCTTTTGTCGGGGACCGGTTTCAAGATGTAAGGGAAAAGGCTGCTTATGGTGATGAGCGCGCGATTACTGCATTGAAAGAGATAACGAAGGAGAATCCGTTTTTCCCGCAATACATTGAGTTCATTAGTAAAAGTGAACCGACTGAGTTGAAAACTCACCTTATCAAAGTGATGACAGGATGGTATCGGTCAGTCGTGGCTCCGGAGCTTGAAGCAACCGAGCAAATTCTACGAACGGACTACGAATCGAAAAAGGAAATGAAAGCGAAAGTGTCTGCTGAAGAACTGGTTCAATGGGCAACAGGGGGAATTCAATACTTGCCGGAACCAAGTGTTCATCGTGTCCTTCTTATTCCTCAATTTGTCTACCGTCCATGGACGATAGAGGCAGACATTGAAGGAACGAAAGTATTCTATTATCCTGTCGCAAATGAAAGTATCGCTCCTCATGACAACTATATGCCAAGCCAGTCGTTAGTATTGAAACATAAAGCGCTAGGGGATGAGGTGCGCCTTCGAATGGTGAAATTGTTATCGGAATGTGAACGATCGTTGCAGGAGCTTACCGATCAATTAGATTTAGGAAAATCGACCATTCACCATCATCTTAAGCTATTACGAGCAGCAAAAATCGTTGAAACCAATCAAGGTAAATATTCACTTAATCGAAATGGGCTCGAACTGCTTTCTGCGGAGTTGGAGCAGTATGTAAACCGATGA
- a CDS encoding ATP-binding protein, producing the protein MSTIHPISKLINDQTLYKKGAHILYMYNDFDKYIENAVQFSYEGKTEDTVVFFIYQPEIIEQIKEEISIRELPSSNLIFLNTLDFYLRDDKLDITGVQSRLNVLFEPYFHQGFSIRIWGKVPIENVHSALRDLKLHECTCDQFIRENKIMSICPYSGYTTPAFIQNELLKSHTHFLTDDEYCLSPFYHEKNHRYPSTNELERLQRIESQNEELLNKNAHLMNENNVIKGKKQIIEQSEKKLRTIIDKLPLPVIIRQKSEILFSNQEAKNQFEIDLESFFHYFDTELDQSPEELLLEQPDDNKHVFLVKSINTSFEGKEAILHSFVDLTKEKENEDLMVRSEKLNIAGELAVSIAHEVRNPLTAIKGFIDILKTSGQKKEKYFSIIENELSRIEQISSELLLLAKPHSENRKNHNIVQLMNDVKLLLTSQANMKSIEFNLEVPSDEIIVNCEETKIKQVFINLVKNAIEASSDGGNITLAIRKREARVQVQVIDEGTGISQEVLAKIGEPFYTTKEKGTGIGLMICYQIIENHEGTIDVESEVGVGTTFTITLQTVH; encoded by the coding sequence ATGTCGACGATACATCCTATTTCGAAACTTATAAACGATCAAACTTTATACAAAAAAGGTGCACATATTCTTTACATGTATAATGATTTTGATAAATATATCGAGAATGCCGTTCAGTTTAGCTATGAAGGGAAGACCGAGGATACGGTTGTTTTCTTTATTTATCAACCAGAGATTATAGAACAAATTAAGGAAGAAATATCGATAAGAGAGCTTCCTAGTTCAAACCTCATCTTTCTAAATACATTAGATTTTTATTTACGAGATGACAAGTTGGATATAACAGGTGTGCAATCTCGTTTAAATGTTTTATTTGAACCTTATTTTCATCAAGGTTTTTCGATACGCATTTGGGGAAAAGTTCCGATTGAAAACGTACACTCTGCTTTAAGAGACCTGAAATTACATGAGTGTACTTGCGATCAATTTATTAGAGAAAACAAGATCATGTCTATCTGTCCTTATAGTGGGTATACAACTCCTGCCTTTATTCAGAATGAGTTGTTGAAGAGTCATACCCATTTTTTGACAGACGATGAATACTGTCTATCGCCTTTTTATCATGAGAAGAATCATCGTTATCCATCGACCAATGAATTAGAAAGACTTCAACGGATTGAAAGCCAGAACGAAGAGTTACTCAATAAAAATGCTCATTTAATGAATGAAAATAACGTAATTAAGGGGAAGAAGCAAATAATCGAACAAAGTGAGAAAAAACTTCGTACGATCATTGATAAGCTTCCACTGCCAGTCATCATACGACAAAAGTCAGAGATCCTATTTTCAAATCAAGAAGCAAAAAATCAGTTTGAAATTGATTTAGAATCTTTCTTTCATTACTTTGATACCGAACTTGACCAATCCCCTGAGGAACTTCTACTAGAGCAGCCTGATGACAACAAACATGTCTTTTTAGTAAAATCCATCAATACCAGCTTTGAGGGCAAAGAAGCAATCCTTCATTCTTTTGTTGATCTTACGAAAGAAAAAGAGAATGAAGATCTCATGGTTCGATCAGAGAAATTAAACATAGCAGGAGAGCTAGCGGTAAGTATTGCCCACGAAGTGCGCAATCCATTAACAGCTATAAAAGGTTTCATCGACATCCTGAAAACGTCCGGCCAAAAAAAAGAAAAATACTTCAGCATTATCGAAAATGAATTGTCTCGAATTGAGCAAATTTCTAGTGAACTATTACTGCTTGCTAAACCTCATAGTGAAAACCGAAAAAACCACAACATAGTCCAGTTAATGAACGATGTCAAACTGCTCCTTACTTCTCAAGCAAATATGAAAAGCATTGAATTCAACTTAGAAGTACCATCAGATGAAATCATAGTCAACTGTGAAGAAACAAAAATAAAGCAGGTTTTTATCAACTTGGTGAAAAACGCAATTGAAGCCTCAAGTGATGGAGGAAACATCACCCTTGCAATTCGCAAACGAGAAGCTCGTGTTCAGGTTCAAGTCATTGATGAAGGAACGGGAATCTCTCAAGAAGTCCTTGCAAAAATAGGTGAGCCCTTCTACACGACGAAGGAAAAAGGAACGGGTATTGGCCTAATGATCTGCTATCAGATCATTGAAAACCATGAAGGAACCATTGATGTAGAAAGCGAAGTGGGAGTAGGAACAACCTTTACGATTACCCTACAAACCGTGCATTGA
- a CDS encoding GNAT family N-acetyltransferase: MNSKPVVKEYIHEYQDQVVQLILDIQQKEYNIAITKNDQPDLFTIEEFYRQGNGNFWVALYENRVVGTISLLDIGENQVALRKVFVDKHFRGPIYQTANLLLETVMNWSRERNVGAIILGTTPQFKAAHRFYEKNGFISIDQADLPESFPILKVDKKFYKYVF, translated from the coding sequence ATGAACAGCAAGCCTGTTGTAAAAGAGTATATACATGAGTATCAAGATCAAGTCGTCCAGTTGATTCTTGATATTCAACAAAAAGAATATAATATTGCGATTACAAAAAATGATCAACCAGACTTATTTACAATTGAGGAATTTTACCGACAAGGGAACGGCAATTTCTGGGTTGCTTTATACGAAAATCGTGTAGTTGGCACGATCAGCCTTTTAGATATAGGGGAGAATCAAGTTGCCTTAAGGAAGGTATTTGTCGATAAACACTTTCGTGGTCCGATTTATCAAACGGCAAACCTTTTGTTAGAAACGGTAATGAACTGGTCAAGAGAGAGGAACGTTGGTGCGATTATACTAGGGACGACACCACAATTTAAAGCAGCGCACCGGTTTTATGAGAAGAATGGGTTTATTTCAATCGATCAAGCAGATTTACCTGAGAGTTTTCCAATATTAAAAGTTGATAAAAAGTTTTATAAGTATGTATTTTAG
- a CDS encoding DUF4064 domain-containing protein, translating into MNNFRMKRVFLLSLTSLLILFVALFYISLSGPLEKSSLAQTMLIELYKKDPKVQRDTASGTLKMSPEQFAYETLSFLNNYKHLPISALAFSAFLHVVSLIVMSRNKNISGSLFMCAAILSSFLIIPALLQVYLGYLLLKKDTSPITAAKS; encoded by the coding sequence ATGAACAATTTCCGGATGAAACGAGTCTTTCTATTGTCTCTGACTTCATTGCTCATCCTCTTCGTTGCTCTTTTCTATATATCACTAAGCGGACCTCTAGAAAAAAGTAGTCTAGCCCAAACAATGTTGATTGAATTGTACAAGAAAGATCCTAAAGTTCAGAGAGACACGGCTAGTGGAACTCTAAAAATGTCACCAGAACAATTTGCTTATGAGACATTGTCCTTTCTAAACAACTATAAGCATTTGCCAATAAGTGCACTAGCCTTCTCAGCTTTTTTACATGTGGTGAGCTTAATTGTTATGAGCAGGAATAAGAATATTTCAGGTAGTTTGTTTATGTGTGCTGCCATTCTATCCTCTTTCCTTATCATTCCAGCACTTTTACAAGTTTACTTAGGATATCTCCTATTAAAAAAAGACACATCACCCATCACAGCGGCTAAGAGTTGA
- a CDS encoding spore germination protein: MSIEMEKLSTHYHDNVKRLKTAFSYPNNEDFVVRELSLSHLNKQAAFFYLKGTVKEDEIQEQVFNPLLTANEQIDTEHILTVLQNQLTKPPQFHTNLNILIHKILNGHTVLIIEGNLEAIVLPTMAFAHRTVGQPEIEAVLKGPKEAFLESSDVNRSLIRRTIKNQHLLTETITIGDGSTTDVSLMYVSDLVEPALVQEVKKHLQSIEADYIANLSILEQYIEDNPYSLVPTVLLTERPDRAAAFLDEGHIVLIMDNSPDCLVAPVTFWSFFQTAEDQYQRFAFGNLIRIIRLLAFFMALFAPAVYLATTNYHVEMIPTDLLLTISSNRGNVPLPAVLELVLVEIMFDVIREAGTRMPSKVGPVVAIVAAFIVSYATITAGLLSPVIISVVGIASLASYAIPTNSFNFAVRIARFGFIALAAVLGFLGIALGVAMSISYMSTVKSFGVPFISPLAPYNRSSSDLIFRRAQWKQWVRPMNISGKQPVRGKKPEGGANS; the protein is encoded by the coding sequence ATGAGCATAGAAATGGAGAAGTTATCAACTCATTATCATGACAATGTTAAGCGGTTGAAGACTGCATTTTCCTATCCTAATAATGAAGACTTCGTTGTTAGAGAGCTTTCTCTTTCACATCTCAATAAACAAGCAGCCTTTTTTTATCTAAAAGGAACGGTGAAAGAAGACGAGATACAAGAGCAAGTATTCAACCCACTGCTTACAGCGAACGAGCAAATTGATACGGAGCATATTCTGACAGTTTTACAAAACCAATTAACGAAGCCTCCTCAGTTTCATACCAATTTGAATATTCTTATACATAAAATCTTAAATGGCCATACCGTCCTTATCATCGAGGGCAACCTTGAGGCCATCGTACTTCCAACAATGGCGTTTGCTCACCGTACGGTCGGCCAGCCTGAAATTGAAGCCGTATTGAAAGGCCCAAAAGAAGCTTTTCTTGAATCAAGCGATGTGAATCGATCTTTAATTCGTCGTACGATTAAAAATCAACATCTATTAACGGAAACGATTACGATTGGAGACGGATCAACGACTGATGTTTCTCTCATGTATGTCAGTGACCTTGTTGAACCAGCACTTGTTCAGGAAGTAAAAAAACATCTTCAGTCTATTGAGGCAGACTACATTGCCAACTTATCTATTTTAGAACAGTATATCGAGGACAATCCTTATTCACTTGTGCCAACCGTTTTGCTTACAGAACGTCCGGATCGCGCTGCTGCTTTCTTAGATGAAGGTCATATAGTACTGATAATGGATAACTCTCCTGATTGTTTAGTTGCTCCTGTGACATTTTGGTCGTTTTTCCAAACGGCAGAAGATCAGTATCAACGTTTTGCCTTTGGAAATTTGATTCGCATCATTCGGTTACTCGCTTTTTTCATGGCGCTATTTGCTCCGGCTGTTTATTTAGCCACGACGAATTATCACGTCGAGATGATTCCAACTGACCTTCTACTAACGATTAGTTCCAATCGCGGGAACGTGCCACTGCCAGCTGTGTTAGAGCTGGTTCTTGTGGAGATTATGTTTGATGTGATTCGTGAGGCAGGAACGCGGATGCCGAGTAAGGTCGGACCTGTTGTGGCAATTGTCGCTGCTTTTATCGTCAGTTATGCAACGATTACCGCTGGTTTGCTTAGCCCTGTCATCATTTCAGTTGTTGGTATTGCAAGCTTAGCTTCCTACGCAATTCCAACGAATAGCTTCAACTTTGCTGTGCGGATTGCACGCTTTGGCTTTATTGCACTTGCAGCTGTGTTAGGGTTCTTAGGAATTGCTCTAGGTGTCGCAATGAGCATTAGTTATATGTCAACGGTCAAATCTTTCGGTGTTCCTTTTATTTCACCGCTTGCTCCTTACAACCGTTCGTCCAGTGATTTAATTTTCCGTCGCGCGCAGTGGAAACAATGGGTACGCCCGATGAACATTAGTGGCAAGCAACCTGTTAGAGGAAAGAAACCAGAAGGAGGGGCAAATTCATGA
- a CDS encoding GerAB/ArcD/ProY family transporter produces MISLEQKIGMREATALISLTIGLKISDLTPSVLFPYSMTATWMVPIISSFIIVIPLLLLAAVQQKYPQKGLLDLIYFLTGKYVGFVLCFVLLLFFLATTIIYSRNFVDIVGSLYFPQTPPTFLYAVIMLAVFLIVTRGLEGVSRSAWLVLPYLLISFAILLLFVWGDLTWANLLPFTGSGMRQLLIEGTKHSFLFAELFLLFILAPFIRSYQAVRKATIVGFCVSLFALVIFFAVYIAMYNYPSVEHTAYPFQLLTRSVDLGPIFGNTESLFLGFWAIAMIVRLAIYLFVTFAIYSFVIRPKKQNFHLFVFTALIVAIGLVPESNIDILLFLRENWLYQLNWYLLLGIPLLIWVVGRSKKEERV; encoded by the coding sequence ATGATTTCACTTGAACAAAAAATTGGAATGAGAGAAGCAACCGCGCTCATTTCATTAACAATCGGATTGAAAATTTCAGACCTGACTCCTTCTGTGCTTTTTCCTTACAGCATGACGGCCACTTGGATGGTACCTATTATCTCAAGTTTCATCATCGTCATTCCGCTTTTATTGCTAGCGGCAGTCCAGCAAAAATATCCGCAAAAAGGGCTGCTTGATTTAATTTATTTTTTAACCGGCAAGTACGTCGGCTTTGTTCTATGTTTCGTGCTTTTGCTGTTCTTTCTTGCAACAACGATTATTTACAGCAGGAACTTTGTAGATATTGTTGGGAGTTTGTATTTTCCTCAAACCCCGCCTACTTTTCTATATGCGGTCATTATGCTCGCTGTTTTCTTGATCGTCACCCGGGGATTAGAAGGGGTCAGTCGTTCAGCATGGCTCGTATTACCTTATTTGCTGATCTCCTTTGCGATTTTACTGCTATTTGTTTGGGGCGATTTAACGTGGGCGAACTTGTTGCCATTCACCGGGTCTGGCATGAGGCAACTGCTCATTGAAGGGACGAAGCACAGTTTTCTTTTTGCAGAACTCTTTCTCCTATTTATACTGGCGCCTTTTATCCGGTCTTATCAGGCAGTAAGAAAAGCAACAATCGTAGGATTTTGCGTTTCATTATTTGCGCTCGTTATTTTTTTCGCTGTCTATATTGCGATGTACAATTACCCTTCAGTTGAACATACTGCATACCCATTTCAACTTTTAACGAGAAGTGTGGATTTAGGACCGATTTTCGGAAACACTGAATCTTTATTTTTAGGATTTTGGGCAATTGCGATGATCGTTCGTCTAGCGATTTATTTATTTGTTACCTTTGCGATTTATTCGTTTGTCATTCGTCCTAAAAAACAAAACTTTCATCTGTTTGTGTTCACAGCATTAATTGTCGCGATTGGTTTAGTACCGGAATCGAACATTGATATTCTTCTTTTTCTACGCGAGAACTGGTTGTATCAATTGAACTGGTACTTGCTACTTGGTATCCCGTTATTAATTTGGGTTGTAGGGCGGTCGAAAAAGGAGGAGCGCGTATGA
- a CDS encoding Ger(x)C family spore germination protein codes for MRVWTLSLLLLSCLFVLSGCWDKKELGEFAFPVVIGLDQGEDDLLAVTFQIANPLEGALLSGGGTEDVQPSEIITLHAPDFLTARDLANIKVTKDIHFSHIKTIVVSEQLASSPTFPDYMQFILRERQLRRNMNIVVSKEKASEFIRNNQPQLERRPHKFFELMLARWKQTGLMPEATVNRFFERMDEGAGLFLANYATASEFDRAYRNEDEYVAGEVAIEGGNPTQMIGSAVFRNGVMIGAINGEETRHSLLLRPNTKSDNMIASFEDPLSKQHRVKTRMLKTKPTSIEIEQGKNQPTVTVKVPITIEVLGIPSRIDYVENSENRKLLKAAIEKQLQSKSTDLISLMKRKYKDEPFQWNLTVRSMFVTWPQYEQYDWPSQFQKAKVNVSYEVEITRFGLQLKPSE; via the coding sequence ATGAGGGTTTGGACGCTATCATTGTTACTTCTCTCTTGCCTCTTTGTGTTGAGTGGGTGCTGGGATAAGAAGGAACTAGGAGAATTCGCTTTTCCGGTAGTTATCGGACTTGACCAAGGAGAAGATGATCTTCTTGCTGTTACATTTCAAATTGCCAACCCGCTTGAAGGTGCCTTGCTTAGCGGAGGCGGTACAGAAGATGTTCAACCATCGGAAATCATTACCCTTCATGCTCCTGACTTCTTAACGGCAAGAGATTTAGCAAATATTAAAGTCACAAAAGACATTCATTTCTCTCATATTAAAACCATTGTCGTCAGTGAGCAATTGGCATCATCGCCTACGTTCCCCGATTATATGCAGTTCATTCTCCGTGAACGACAGCTGCGGCGCAATATGAACATTGTCGTCTCAAAGGAAAAGGCATCGGAGTTTATTCGCAATAACCAGCCTCAGCTTGAAAGACGGCCACATAAATTTTTCGAGTTGATGCTTGCTCGGTGGAAACAAACGGGCTTGATGCCAGAAGCGACGGTTAATCGCTTTTTCGAGCGAATGGATGAAGGAGCCGGCCTATTCCTGGCAAACTACGCAACCGCTAGCGAATTTGATCGAGCTTATCGGAACGAAGATGAATATGTCGCGGGCGAAGTAGCGATCGAAGGCGGAAATCCAACGCAAATGATTGGTTCTGCAGTTTTTCGAAATGGCGTAATGATTGGTGCGATCAACGGAGAAGAAACGCGGCACTCCCTTCTTCTTCGCCCCAATACAAAATCAGATAACATGATTGCCTCTTTTGAAGACCCGCTTAGCAAACAGCATCGGGTTAAAACAAGAATGCTAAAAACAAAGCCAACGTCGATTGAGATCGAGCAAGGCAAGAACCAACCAACTGTTACCGTGAAAGTGCCGATAACAATAGAAGTTCTAGGAATCCCTAGTCGAATTGATTATGTTGAAAACAGCGAGAACCGAAAATTGTTGAAAGCCGCAATTGAAAAGCAATTACAAAGTAAATCAACTGACCTCATCTCCTTGATGAAACGAAAATATAAAGATGAGCCATTTCAGTGGAATCTTACGGTCCGAAGCATGTTCGTCACATGGCCGCAGTACGAGCAATACGACTGGCCTTCTCAGTTTCAAAAGGCAAAGGTAAACGTAAGTTACGAGGTTGAAATCACGAGGTTCGGGCTGCAGTTGAAACCTTCGGAATAA
- a CDS encoding PepSY domain-containing protein, translated as MNKKLQLILVTGLLVAGATLAGASIKNSGETLVQDSETVLTREEATDIAIALTGGEVTEMKFNEENAHFEFELNVEGGDAKVTIDAVTGEIVELEAAKKKPQNSADSNYVSSYPEQEKLLELENAYDLQVEVVTDNVGKRVLLFVDSKGQTKYKSIFVKTTDHLKIIEINQGLVYNSTLK; from the coding sequence ATGAATAAGAAATTGCAATTGATTTTAGTTACAGGATTGCTGGTAGCTGGTGCAACATTAGCAGGAGCTAGTATAAAGAATAGCGGTGAAACACTTGTTCAAGATTCAGAGACTGTCCTAACTAGAGAAGAAGCAACGGACATTGCCATAGCGTTAACAGGTGGCGAGGTAACCGAAATGAAGTTTAATGAAGAGAATGCTCACTTCGAATTTGAACTAAACGTAGAAGGTGGCGACGCAAAAGTCACGATTGATGCTGTTACAGGGGAAATCGTTGAACTAGAAGCGGCAAAGAAAAAGCCACAAAACTCAGCTGATTCTAATTATGTATCTTCTTACCCCGAACAAGAAAAGCTACTCGAATTAGAGAACGCTTATGACCTACAAGTAGAGGTAGTAACGGATAACGTAGGAAAACGGGTCCTTTTATTTGTTGATAGCAAAGGTCAAACGAAATACAAATCGATTTTTGTGAAGACAACAGATCATCTTAAGATTATTGAAATCAACCAAGGGTTGGTGTATAACAGCACTTTGAAATAG
- a CDS encoding TetR/AcrR family transcriptional regulator translates to MTDSKVDPRIIRTRKLIMDSFIELSSKKEFKDITIKDITTEAMINRATFYYHFEDKYDLLENVLSDVLFIKFDLHALEQGELNEDAFVSIFEAITDFQNSLSTRCHRGYEETIARIIREQLEVIFYKMLVKRHATDQDPALKIGATMLSWGMYGASLEWRRDASVPPDQFIKLVIPAIMQGVDFGSDNENGA, encoded by the coding sequence GTGACTGACTCGAAAGTGGATCCGCGCATTATTCGGACACGTAAATTAATTATGGATTCTTTTATTGAGCTTTCTAGCAAAAAGGAATTCAAGGACATTACGATCAAAGATATTACCACGGAGGCGATGATCAACCGCGCGACGTTCTATTATCATTTTGAAGATAAATACGACTTATTGGAAAACGTTCTATCAGACGTGTTATTCATAAAGTTCGACCTGCATGCCTTGGAACAGGGGGAGCTGAACGAAGACGCATTTGTCAGCATTTTCGAGGCGATTACCGACTTTCAAAATTCGCTATCTACCCGTTGTCACCGAGGCTATGAGGAGACGATCGCTCGAATTATCAGGGAGCAACTGGAAGTGATTTTTTACAAAATGTTAGTGAAGCGTCATGCAACCGATCAAGACCCAGCCTTAAAAATTGGGGCAACCATGTTAAGCTGGGGAATGTACGGCGCTTCACTTGAATGGCGAAGAGACGCTAGTGTCCCTCCCGATCAATTTATTAAATTGGTCATTCCGGCGATAATGCAGGGGGTTGATTTTGGTTCGGACAACGAAAACGGTGCTTAA
- a CDS encoding DsbA family protein, whose product MSNQNMMCDLETGVCGTTEDGEMEIIDFNQSKKKIDLYYVTDPICSHCWALEPVLRRFEQQYSNYVKVHTVMGGLLEKWDGFGDTANGIAKPSDVAGHWREVGEQSRMPIDGTLWYDNPVHSSYPPSLVFKVIQKQDPTLANVFLRRIREALFAFNQNIANASVLINIVNQLNLNGEAIVKKAEQSSGQQLLNEDFELAANLGVRGFPTVILVNEENKGVKVVGARPLQTYVAALKQLLEKEELQPDLQPTLANWLKEEKLLFSKEIEVMYDIEQQDIDAFIKKELSTTRYQMKDVLGEVYLTAE is encoded by the coding sequence ATGTCTAATCAAAACATGATGTGCGACCTAGAAACAGGTGTGTGCGGGACAACTGAAGATGGTGAAATGGAAATCATTGATTTCAATCAATCAAAGAAAAAGATTGATCTCTACTATGTAACAGACCCAATCTGTTCCCATTGCTGGGCGCTTGAACCCGTTCTCCGTCGATTTGAACAGCAATATAGCAATTACGTGAAAGTCCATACGGTAATGGGTGGACTATTAGAAAAATGGGACGGCTTTGGTGACACAGCAAACGGCATAGCTAAACCATCTGATGTAGCTGGTCACTGGAGAGAAGTTGGAGAACAGAGCAGAATGCCGATTGACGGGACCCTTTGGTATGACAACCCCGTCCACTCTTCCTATCCTCCTTCTCTCGTCTTTAAAGTCATTCAAAAGCAAGACCCCACTTTAGCTAACGTCTTTTTACGCAGAATCCGTGAAGCTTTGTTTGCCTTTAATCAAAATATCGCTAACGCTTCTGTTCTTATAAATATAGTTAACCAACTCAACCTAAATGGAGAGGCAATTGTGAAAAAAGCCGAACAGTCAAGTGGACAGCAATTACTTAATGAAGACTTCGAACTTGCTGCTAACCTTGGTGTTCGCGGTTTCCCAACCGTCATTTTGGTTAATGAAGAAAACAAAGGAGTCAAAGTTGTCGGCGCACGTCCACTCCAAACCTATGTTGCTGCACTTAAACAATTGCTAGAAAAGGAAGAGCTCCAACCGGACTTACAACCTACTCTTGCAAACTGGTTAAAAGAAGAAAAACTCCTGTTCTCAAAAGAAATTGAAGTGATGTATGACATCGAGCAACAAGACATCGATGCTTTTATCAAGAAGGAGCTATCAACGACCCGCTATCAAATGAAGGACGTTTTAGGAGAGGTTTATTTGACAGCGGAATAA